aaaaataaagatccATGGAGCAATCTTTTCTGATCTAGCTAGTTTAAGGAATAAAAAATTAAAGTGGTCAAATGCACTTACCGATTAGCAGAGTCCGATATCTGATCTTCCATGGGAAGATTGAAGAGGTGTCGTGGTGTAAAATCTAATTCTCTCACTATGTGGGCATCAATATTGGTAAGTTGAAGTCTTCTAACGCGAGTATCCCCAAACCCGCAGTGGGCCATGATTAGCCATGCGAATGTGATGAGCTCTCCTCCTCTGCTCAGCAGCGCAACATGCGGCGCCGCCTTGGACTTGCCAGCAGCGTAAACAAGTAGCCGCGTCCACATGCGTGCTACCTCCTCCACTGTTTCCTTGCTTACCTCCAACTCAACACTATCCTTGGTGAAATCATCATATACTTCGTGAGCCTGAGCCAGGGTAGGTGCTGGGCTGATAGAGAGCGGCAGCATGGAAGGGTGGTGAATGAAAAGGTACATTACGTACTTGGATAGCTTCCGACATACCAAAATCATCAAACCAAATTCACTTGTACCATGAAACTCTATATCTGAATGGGAAGATTCACATTTTTTCAAAAGCAACTCAGTAACTGCCTGCATCCAGATAATTGCCATACCAAAATCATTAGCAAAAAGTTCTGATGCCTCTTTCAACAAGGAACCAATTTTTGGCCATTCATTGGGTTTATCAATATCGGAATCAAATGTCAAGAGACTAATCTCTTCTGCAACACACTCCACAATCTTGCTACCCACATCCACGTAACCGGTGTCTAATAGCTTGCTCATCCAAAATATTTTCTTCTTTTTGACACCCAACAAATCCACAAACAACTTTCTGAACACAACCATTATTATGCTTTGCTTCGGGCCGCTGTCAGTCAACCAGCTATGTAAGTTGTACTGTCCAATCAAATTTGGCCACCGCTGCTGCTTCATCGTCCTTGGATATCCGATGTCAGAGCAAAAGAAAACCCACAAACTGGCGAGTGCATCACACCTTCTAACCTTCAACCATGCCCATGTCCAAGGTGACAACATGGAAACAAACGTTGAACTGACTTCAAAGAAAAAACAACCCACAAATAGCGAATAGGTGATGGCAATGTCAGCTTTGCTATAATTGTCTCTGCTACTTGCATGGAAGAGGACAAAGGAAACTATTACCGAGGCCTGAGAGATGCATCTAAGTATAACTCCACTCCGTGTTCTGAGCACAAGAGACTTAGTGTAGAGATCGTCGTATATCATGCCAAGCTGAAGCCTCACCATCCGTATCATTTGCTCAGGGTCATCTATTTTGTTCATATATTCTCGGCCGAGATCAAGCAAGTTGCGTTCGGCCATGACATCAAGGACAAATGGCATGGAATCCAGAGCAGCACGAACAACGCCAACATCACCAGCGATTCCTTCAGGCAGTTCCATTTTGTAACGCAGTGCATCTGAGCTCTCGAGACTTTGAAGGCTGCCACACTTGAGAGACCATGTTCTTTCTCCATACTTGATAATTCCAGTAACAAACACAAAGCTACCCGCAAGCAGAAGGTCTGCACTGTGTTTACCAATGGACTTCCAAAAAACATATAAAGCTAGGGCAACTTGCATCACCAGATTCAACAGATGCCTCAACCACAAGTTGTTGTCCTCCATGGCGAAAGCAGTGATGGTATCCTGCCCACCAAGATGGATGAGGAGGAATGGTGCCCAAAAGAAAGCTAGTGGTTGGGTTCTTGTAAGTATGTTCGTTTCAATGGTGACATCCTGGCGCTTAGAGAGATAGCCCAGTGCATACACTGCTACCAGGTCTGCCCCCAAATAAACTGCCCAGAGGCAGAGCCTGAGAAAGCTGTTGCTGCTTCGGCGCCGCAGTCTGCCAGCAAAGAAGAGGAACGACTGCAATGTGAAGCTGAGCAGTACAAGAAGTTGGATTTCCCACCCGCTGTATAATTCGACCAAATGCTCCATCGCATGCTAGATTCCTTGTGCCTCGGACCACCTGATGAGTATAAGTTGGATGATTCAGTGTGAAATTTTGAAAATAGCAAAACACCTGATTAAATAATATACTTCCTTTTTAGCTTTAACTAGGCATGTTTAACAAGGAAGTATCCAATGTTTTGTTTATGACACCACTTCCTGCTGGCTAAATATACAGCAAAGACCAAACATATATGCGGTGTATGGAATGGAAAGAGAAACAATGCCGAAGAAATAAATATGACAAACTGGCTAACCATTACATCTTCTCTCCAGGCCTCTGGGCGTTGTTCGTTTTTTTTTTTTTGTGAATTCGGTTCGGAAAAGTGGAAACCGAATTTGACACTAAAATTCAGCTAACTGAAATTCCGGTTAACCGATTTTTCGGTTCAGTTTTTGGTTTTAACCGAATCATGTACCATGCACAGAAAATGCACTTTCAGAACACATTGACAGCATGCATATTTTAAAGAAATTTTTTGACAGCATAACAACGCAAAATTCTTCTATACTTGCAGTTGCATCGAATAAAATCAGTAGCAAATATACTAAAGAACAGTGCACCCAAGATCCAACTTACCATGTACATATAGTCATACAGAATAGTAGCAAACGAAGAATGAAACAAAAAAAAAAATCAGACAAAGAATGGGAGATGGGGGCTTACTACGTTGACTTGAGTGCTCAGTGGAAGACGTTGTGGCAAAGTGGAGAAGACGCGCGCCGCCGAGCGCCGAGATGCCGGGATGGACCGACGGTCGCTGCTGAGTTGCTTGGCGATGTGGCGAGACTAGCGACGGCGCGACGGTCGGCGGCCGGTGAAGGCGAGGACGGAGGGGCTGCCTGGTGGGGGAGAAATGCGGTGGCGCCGGGCGCCGGCGGCGGCTCAATCGCTCAGATGAGAAGAGGAGGCGGCGGCTGACTCGTGGTGGAGTTGGTGGAATGGGGAGCAGCTTCAGTGATGTTGTGAAGCCAAGTGTGCTCACAGAGGGAGAAGGGCATAGTTTTTAAAATGTGTTTTAAACCtattttgaaatgtcaaaaaaattcaaacaaaaatttggcgcATTATACATCTCGGTATTGTACATGCTCACAAAGTCGTTTCGCGAAAAACAGACAAGTTATGGGTCGcttatgaaaaagacaaaatccaGTGTTAAAAAGTGCTTTTCAAAAGACATTTTTTTgtctttttacacaagccacaaaaaatatcggttttctccgaaatttgACGTGCACACATATAATGTCAAGATGTATGCACCAAATTTTTTTACACTTTGAAATACTTTTTCCAATGGCAGGAGCACGCGTTCCCATGTGCCAAAGCAAATTTCTGATGTAAGGTTGCCTTCATCTCTAATAAGAATtatcaaaacaaacaaaaaaaacaatcCTAGAGTTCACTGGCTGTATCTTGTGTTGTCGTATGTAGTGCTGATACATTTGAATCGGATGGATTATCAACATCAGCTAAGCTTGGCTAGTGATAACCATAATCAGATTCAAGCTAGTCTCAACTCTCAAGTACTTCAACTGCAGCTCAAACTAAGTAGAATCTTAGGGTATGCTTGAAACCATGGGAAGTTATTGATATTTATAATTGGCTTCAACGGAGTAGCACAATCTGCCAAACCAGCAGAAACTAAACTGCAATGTCTTCCCATCAAATTGTACTACAACGAGAACAACAATTTCCCCTTGTTCAGTACTAAGTTCAACAAACACCTAGGCAGACAGACACATTGGAGACTGGGGATGCCAAGCTGTAGAGAGGACCTGACCTGACCTCCCATCTCTCCACCCACTTTATGGTGCCTACAAATCTTTCTACCCACCGAAGCTGTACCAGGACAATTAAGATGAATAAATATCCACTGCAGAAAAAAATTGCTGGGTGAGTAAAGCCATACCTACTTGTCTGACATATGATGCATTTTCTCTCTCTACATATGCTCGAAATTTGAAGGATATCATGCATTGAGTCGCCCGTGTAGTGAAGCTAGCAAACGATGCAACATTGCATCTTCTCGTCTTGTGTTGGATTTTGCGTCCACCCTCAGTGAAGGATCACATCCTGAGTGAATGCGCCTTAGGGATGAGCGACATTGGGAAATCAATTCAACCTAGCTGCCTTCCTTGAGAGAGTTCCTCCTCGTCTCAAAACCGATGAGTTTAAAGCATTCCTTCgatatctatactactatatagtttACGAGTTTTGAATAGGAGCTGACCATCAATCCTAACCATTTATGTCCTAAATCCAACGGCTAAAAGTAGCGGGATTCGTAGTGAACAGTGCATGGTTGTTGCATCCACCAATGTTCTAGAATGAACCGCCAGATACTTCTCAAGAGATGTGGGCCAAACTAATTCCTCTTGGGCCAGACATGTTGTAGCTTGAGATTGGCAACGAGTTGAGCCTAAAAAAGTGGTTTCGAGGGAGAAACATAAAGTGAaattaaattacattttttaattcttttctttATTAACATTTTTTGCGGGATTCTTTGTTAACAAATTGTGGGGATTGCATATATTAATTCCGACTTTCTTTATAATATAATTTATATCGGCATCTATAAATCAAGAATATTTTTTCTTTGAATTAATCAGCAAATCTATGTTTTTTCCTACCAAAAATCACCccataatgttaaaacgtgcatacaTACTAGTGCCCGATAGTGACTATCTTTCATTTTCCGATTCGGCGTCGACGAGTACAGCTCACTCCTCCATCGTTCATCCTAGTGCTAGGCCGCCCGCTGACAATGACCACGACGAGCTTCATCCGGTGACTCCTTCCTTGGTGTGTGCATGAAGGTGGCTGATTACTTTGAGACCAAGATCGCCATTGAGAATAGCCACCAGTGGACCATCTCATCTTTGCTAGACGAACCGTGTGCTTATTAACATCTTTTGAGATTGTAACATTTCAGTTTGGATAGGGCCTTAGGAATATTTGGATGTGGTCGGTCACTTAAGCTAAACCTAGTTTTGAATCCATATCCTTCTACCCAAACATGCTCTTATGGTTTCAACAGGCAAATGTCGAACGACCGGAATGCATTCAGGTGTCATATGTCAATTCTGTAAACGAGAATCTCACTGCAGCAACAACAAAACAATATGTCCAACAGTCGTACACAAGCGTTCTGTTTATTTCATGCTCCCAAAGCAAGGAGATACAACGTCTGCAGAAGTATGTACTGCTTGCTTCATACAGAGCACCGATGGCTGATCAATGTACAGGCGCAGAATACCAAGAGAGATTTCAGGTTACATAGACACTCTGCAGGAAAAAAAAAGGCAGGTTGGTTCAGGAGCTTGAAGACTGTCTGAAAGAATTATAAATCACCAGAGAAGAAGGAAGTTCTAATTGTTCGCTTTAATGTCACGTAGCAGGGCCGACACACAGTGGATGGGCATACAATAGCAACTTGGAGCAGCAACAACACCTTGTGTTCCGACATGGTTCGTGATTGTACATAAATGATTGTACAGAAAATATCATACACAATGGAGTCCCAATCTTATTAGATTTAAACCGCTTTATCTATTTAGCAATGTAAGCCACATTTCaatagagaaaagaaaaaaaagaataataGCCCATTTTTGTGAAGGTTTGGTCCCAGATCAGATGTGTCATCATTAATAATAAGCATGAAGCCACAG
The sequence above is a segment of the Triticum dicoccoides isolate Atlit2015 ecotype Zavitan chromosome 1A, WEW_v2.0, whole genome shotgun sequence genome. Coding sequences within it:
- the LOC119287848 gene encoding uncharacterized protein LOC119287848, which produces MEHLVELYSGWEIQLLVLLSFTLQSFLFFAGRLRRRSSNSFLRLCLWAVYLGADLVAVYALGYLSKRQDVTIETNILTRTQPLAFFWAPFLLIHLGGQDTITAFAMEDNNLWLRHLLNLVMQVALALYVFWKSIGKHSADLLLAGSFVFVTGIIKYGERTWSLKCGSLQSLESSDALRYKMELPEGIAGDVGVVRAALDSMPFVLDVMAERNLLDLGREYMNKIDDPEQMIRMVRLQLGMIYDDLYTKSLVLRTRSGVILRCISQASVIVSFVLFHASSRDNYSKADIAITYSLFVGCFFFEVSSTFVSMLSPWTWAWLKVRRCDALASLWVFFCSDIGYPRTMKQQRWPNLIGQYNLHSWLTDSGPKQSIIMVVFRKLFVDLLGVKKKKIFWMSKLLDTGYVDVGSKIVECVAEEISLLTFDSDIDKPNEWPKIGSLLKEASELFANDFGMAIIWMQAVTELLLKKCESSHSDIEFHGTSEFGLMILVCRKLSKYVMYLFIHHPSMLPLSISPAPTLAQAHEVYDDFTKDSVELEVSKETVEEVARMWTRLLVYAAGKSKAAPHVALLSRGGELITFAWLIMAHCGFGDTRVRRLQLTNIDAHIVRELDFTPRHLFNLPMEDQISDSANRSKLDDENANGMTTKSDRFVVGSRSFP